In a single window of the Caproicibacterium sp. BJN0003 genome:
- a CDS encoding AraC family transcriptional regulator produces the protein MGWVECIGEAINYIEDNIANELTVEKIAKQVLLSPFYFQKGFTMLCGFTVGEYIRERRLTLAGSELVSTDKKIIDIALKYGYDSPDSFTKAFTRFHGVTPTAVRKDGAMIKSFAPLKIKFTLEGGYVMDYKIVEKDSFTVMGASKIFKYDSAMTEIPKFWLGLHQPGKERIVCGMYGICIDESMGSDEFEYLVADNYDPTAEVPKGFITKVIPAYTWAVFACKGGMPQSLHDVNKRIFSEWLPNSKDYEIAAGYNIEMYSDPARYPKGIQDENYYSEIWIPVKGKERK, from the coding sequence ATGGGCTGGGTTGAATGTATCGGTGAAGCAATCAACTACATTGAGGACAATATCGCAAACGAACTGACAGTCGAAAAGATTGCAAAACAGGTGTTGCTATCTCCTTTTTATTTTCAAAAAGGATTTACTATGCTTTGTGGCTTTACGGTTGGAGAGTATATCAGGGAACGCAGGCTTACCCTCGCCGGTAGTGAGCTTGTGTCTACCGACAAAAAGATCATTGATATTGCTCTAAAATATGGTTATGACTCGCCGGACAGCTTTACCAAAGCATTTACCCGCTTTCATGGAGTCACACCGACTGCTGTTCGAAAAGATGGAGCAATGATAAAGTCTTTTGCTCCTCTTAAAATCAAATTCACTTTAGAAGGTGGTTATGTTATGGATTACAAAATTGTTGAAAAAGATTCATTTACAGTGATGGGAGCATCCAAAATATTTAAGTATGATAGCGCGATGACAGAAATTCCTAAGTTTTGGCTCGGACTTCATCAACCAGGAAAAGAGCGGATCGTATGTGGAATGTATGGAATTTGTATTGACGAAAGTATGGGGTCGGATGAATTCGAGTATCTGGTTGCGGATAATTACGATCCTACCGCAGAGGTACCGAAAGGCTTTATTACAAAGGTCATTCCCGCATACACCTGGGCTGTTTTTGCCTGCAAAGGCGGAATGCCGCAGTCCTTACATGACGTGAACAAAAGAATTTTTTCGGAGTGGCTGCCGAACAGTAAAGACTATGAGATTGCAGCTGGCTACAACATTGAGATGTATAGTGATCCTGCTAGGTATCCAAAGGGAATTCAGGATGAAAATTATTACAGTGAGATCTGGATTCCTGTAAAAGGAAAGGAACGTAAATGA
- a CDS encoding ArsR/SmtB family transcription factor — MANIYEEQTKIFKAFCDENRLKILELLRGGEKCACILQEQLDLGQSGLSYHMKILVESGIVESQQKGKWTHYKISEKGSAYAGILLKELTTPNAIAEKHTCCKHKNLF; from the coding sequence TTGGCAAATATTTATGAAGAGCAAACAAAAATATTTAAAGCTTTTTGCGATGAAAATCGTCTAAAAATACTCGAGCTTTTGCGCGGCGGAGAAAAATGTGCCTGCATTTTACAGGAACAATTGGACTTAGGACAATCAGGTCTTTCTTATCACATGAAGATTCTTGTTGAATCCGGTATCGTAGAAAGTCAGCAAAAAGGGAAATGGACTCATTATAAAATCAGCGAAAAAGGCAGCGCTTATGCCGGTATTTTACTGAAAGAACTGACAACGCCGAACGCAATTGCAGAAAAACATACCTGCTGCAAACATAAAAATTTATTTTAA
- a CDS encoding permease: MDTPILYGTALLLLAVSFFKDKKKTKQSLKKAWKSFENIMPQFLVVILLVGILLAVLNTEVISKLIGSNSGWFGVVVSALIGAVTLIPGFVAFPTAAMLLQSGAGYMQIGAFVSTLMMVGIVTMPVEIKYFGKRLTILRNVIAFFFSFIVAYIIGTVVG; this comes from the coding sequence GTGGACACGCCTATATTGTATGGAACAGCTCTCCTTCTTTTAGCAGTTTCTTTTTTTAAAGACAAAAAGAAAACCAAACAATCTCTTAAAAAAGCATGGAAATCTTTTGAAAACATTATGCCTCAGTTTCTGGTCGTCATTTTGCTTGTGGGAATATTGCTTGCCGTGCTAAATACCGAAGTTATTTCTAAACTGATTGGGTCAAACTCAGGGTGGTTTGGTGTCGTAGTTTCCGCTTTAATTGGTGCTGTTACCCTAATTCCTGGTTTTGTCGCATTTCCAACGGCGGCGATGCTTCTGCAGAGCGGCGCCGGATATATGCAGATTGGCGCATTTGTTTCCACATTAATGATGGTCGGCATTGTCACTATGCCAGTTGAAATAAAATATTTTGGTAAACGACTAACAATTTTAAGAAATGTGATTGCATTTTTCTTCTCTTTTATTGTCGCTTATATAATAGGAACGGTGGTGGGCTAA
- a CDS encoding permease, protein MKVKAILKRYRAFLIAVVAIGILTLINRPLGLKAMSNSAYQIEQMLFVIPPVFILLGLLDVWVPKETMIKYMGEGSGLKGILLSMFIGSAAAGPLYGAFPVAAVFMKKGVKFSNILIFIGAWSTTKIPMFLFEMAALGAKFAVTRLLVDIPGIIIIAYILSKLISKEEIKTIYKNAEDISK, encoded by the coding sequence ATGAAAGTAAAAGCAATCTTAAAAAGATATCGCGCATTTTTAATAGCCGTAGTTGCAATAGGAATTCTAACACTGATTAACCGCCCGCTCGGCCTTAAGGCCATGAGTAATTCAGCCTATCAGATCGAACAAATGCTGTTTGTCATTCCTCCAGTATTTATTCTGCTTGGATTACTTGACGTGTGGGTTCCAAAAGAAACAATGATTAAATATATGGGAGAAGGCTCTGGTCTAAAAGGAATTTTGCTTTCTATGTTTATCGGCTCAGCGGCAGCAGGTCCGCTTTATGGGGCTTTTCCGGTTGCCGCGGTATTTATGAAAAAGGGTGTTAAATTTAGCAATATTCTCATTTTTATCGGCGCATGGTCAACAACAAAAATACCGATGTTTTTATTTGAAATGGCAGCATTAGGCGCAAAATTTGCAGTTACGAGACTATTGGTGGATATTCCAGGAATCATTATAATCGCCTATATTCTTTCTAAACTGATATCAAAAGAAGAAATAAAAACAATTTATAAAAATGCGGAAGACATCAGCAAATAG
- a CDS encoding ABC transporter ATP-binding protein, producing the protein MRQMLKFLEHHKKESILAPLFKMLEAMFDLLIPIITADIINNGIANQDSKYVFTHCGLIILLGVIGLVCSITAQYFAAKAAVEACTGVRHKLFDKIQSLGFSEADSMGTETLITRMTSDVNQLQNGINLFLRLLLRAPFIVVGATVMAFAINEKIALIFVGAIPILFFVIFGIMLKTIPLYKNVQSRLDKITGITRENLTGVRVVRAFGREADETTRFEKADASLANSQLRVGKISALMNPLTYVIINLAIIAILQVGSFQINAGTLAMGDIVALVNYMNQILLELVKFANLIIQITKAIACSERINAVLAMQPQMKFGNKKVDSSSSENAVEFSHVSLTYAGAGEESLLDFSFTAKKGQTIGIIGGTGSGKTSLVSLLPRYYDSTTGSVKIFGHDIREYDKDSLRSNVSTVMQKAQLFSGTIRSNLKWGNEDADDATLWKALDAAQASEIVRGKPKGLDEPVEQGGRNFSGGQKQRLSIARSLVADPKILILDDSASALDYATDAALRKALAKLPGDMTTFIVSQRANSICHADQILVLDEGKLVGIGKHEDLLKTCPIYLDIYNSQFQKKEEMA; encoded by the coding sequence TTGAGGCAAATGTTAAAATTTTTGGAGCATCATAAGAAAGAAAGCATTTTAGCACCATTATTTAAAATGCTTGAGGCAATGTTTGATTTACTGATTCCTATTATTACAGCAGATATTATCAACAATGGAATCGCAAATCAAGATTCCAAATATGTTTTTACTCACTGTGGTCTGATCATACTTCTTGGTGTTATTGGACTCGTTTGCAGCATTACTGCGCAATATTTTGCGGCAAAAGCGGCCGTAGAGGCTTGTACCGGGGTTAGGCATAAACTATTTGACAAAATTCAGTCACTAGGGTTTTCCGAAGCGGATTCAATGGGAACCGAAACCCTGATTACTCGAATGACAAGCGACGTCAACCAACTTCAAAATGGAATCAATCTGTTCTTGCGGCTGCTCCTACGCGCCCCGTTTATTGTTGTCGGTGCAACAGTGATGGCATTTGCAATTAATGAAAAAATTGCTCTAATCTTTGTCGGAGCTATTCCCATTCTTTTTTTTGTGATTTTCGGAATTATGCTTAAAACAATTCCCCTTTATAAAAATGTTCAAAGCCGCCTTGACAAGATCACTGGTATCACCCGTGAAAATTTAACCGGAGTCCGTGTCGTACGAGCATTTGGGCGCGAAGCAGATGAAACTACACGCTTTGAAAAAGCAGATGCTTCTCTTGCAAATAGTCAACTTCGTGTCGGTAAAATTTCGGCACTGATGAATCCACTTACATACGTGATCATCAACCTAGCAATCATCGCAATTCTGCAAGTTGGTTCCTTCCAGATCAATGCCGGAACTCTTGCGATGGGTGACATTGTTGCTCTTGTGAACTACATGAATCAGATTCTTCTGGAACTTGTAAAATTCGCAAATTTGATTATTCAGATAACGAAAGCGATCGCCTGTTCCGAACGAATTAATGCCGTCCTCGCGATGCAGCCCCAGATGAAATTCGGAAACAAAAAAGTAGACTCTTCTTCGTCTGAAAACGCTGTCGAATTTAGTCATGTCTCTTTGACCTACGCCGGTGCCGGAGAAGAAAGCCTTTTAGATTTCTCCTTTACCGCAAAAAAGGGGCAAACAATTGGCATTATTGGTGGCACTGGCAGCGGAAAAACAAGTCTTGTCAGTCTTCTTCCCCGCTATTATGACTCGACAACGGGATCAGTAAAAATTTTTGGGCATGACATTCGCGAATACGATAAAGACAGCCTTAGAAGCAATGTCAGTACTGTCATGCAGAAAGCGCAGCTGTTTTCTGGCACAATCCGCAGTAATCTTAAATGGGGTAATGAGGATGCCGATGATGCAACACTCTGGAAAGCGCTCGATGCCGCACAGGCATCCGAAATTGTTCGAGGAAAGCCCAAGGGTCTTGATGAACCTGTCGAACAGGGAGGACGAAACTTTTCCGGCGGTCAAAAGCAGCGGCTCTCTATTGCCCGATCATTAGTCGCCGACCCAAAGATTCTGATTTTGGATGATTCTGCGAGTGCTCTGGACTATGCAACAGACGCCGCACTTCGAAAAGCACTGGCTAAGCTCCCCGGGGATATGACAACCTTTATCGTCAGCCAACGTGCAAACAGCATTTGCCATGCTGATCAGATTTTGGTACTCGATGAAGGAAAGCTTGTCGGAATTGGCAAACATGAAGATCTGCTGAAAACTTGTCCGATCTATCTGGACATCTACAACAGCCAATTTCAAAAGAAGGAGGAAATGGCATGA
- a CDS encoding ABC transporter ATP-binding protein translates to MKQVVQKKDLKHQHATFSRVLKLITPYHLFVVLSIVSAAVSVFGQLYIPILAGRAIDFMISEGKVDFLGVKNILLEILIVAGVAGLGQWISGVSNNHITYCISRNLRDSSIHKIQTLPLSYLDSHPTGDLLSRVVADIDLFSDGLLMGFTQFFSGVLTILGTLIFMLTVNLPIALVVIGVTPLSLVVAAFIAKKSYHYFSKQTAVRGEQTALINERIEGVKVVQDFGYEQENLKDFDEVNDRLSTVSLKAIFYSSITNPSTRFVNNLVYAGVALVGSLIAISGGITIGELSCFLTYANQYTKPFNEISGVITEMQNALSCAARVFEFLDAKDQIPDEEDAQILSPENVDGSVTIKDVAFQYVPDRELIRDFNLSVYPGERVAIVGPTGCGKTTLINLLMRFYDVNSGSISVSGTDIRSVTRKSLRKSYGMVLQDTWLKEGTILENIAYGKPDATREEVIEAAKAAHAHGFISRLSHGYDTVIEENGDSISQGQKQLLCIARVMLCLPPMLILDEATSSIDTRTEIQIQKAFSEMMKGRTSFIVAHRLSTIREADIILVMKDGQIIEKGTHDSLLAANGFYAKLYNSQFEGMAI, encoded by the coding sequence ATGAAACAGGTGGTTCAGAAAAAGGATCTAAAACATCAGCATGCCACTTTCTCTCGTGTGCTAAAATTAATTACTCCATACCATCTTTTCGTCGTTCTAAGCATTGTCTCTGCGGCAGTTTCCGTTTTTGGTCAGCTTTATATTCCTATCCTCGCCGGACGTGCGATTGATTTCATGATTAGCGAAGGTAAAGTGGATTTTTTGGGCGTAAAAAATATACTTCTTGAAATTTTGATCGTTGCAGGAGTCGCTGGACTCGGTCAGTGGATTTCCGGTGTCAGCAACAACCACATCACATATTGCATCAGTCGTAATTTACGAGACTCATCCATTCACAAGATCCAGACACTTCCACTTTCCTATCTTGATTCCCATCCAACTGGTGATCTTCTAAGTCGTGTAGTAGCCGATATTGACCTCTTTTCCGATGGCTTACTGATGGGATTTACTCAGTTTTTCTCCGGAGTTTTGACAATTTTGGGGACTCTGATATTTATGCTCACAGTCAACTTGCCAATTGCACTTGTTGTAATTGGTGTCACCCCCCTAAGCCTCGTAGTTGCGGCGTTTATTGCAAAAAAGAGTTACCATTACTTTAGCAAACAAACCGCCGTCCGCGGTGAACAAACAGCTCTTATCAATGAACGAATTGAAGGAGTCAAAGTAGTGCAGGACTTCGGGTACGAACAGGAAAATCTAAAAGATTTCGACGAAGTTAACGATCGGCTAAGTACTGTTAGCCTGAAAGCAATTTTTTACTCTAGCATTACAAATCCATCAACTCGTTTTGTAAATAACCTTGTCTATGCAGGTGTTGCTCTTGTAGGTTCCCTAATAGCGATCAGCGGTGGGATTACAATCGGTGAGCTGAGCTGCTTCTTGACTTACGCAAATCAGTATACAAAACCATTCAATGAAATTTCCGGCGTCATTACCGAAATGCAAAATGCTCTATCTTGCGCCGCACGTGTATTTGAATTTCTGGATGCAAAAGATCAAATTCCAGATGAAGAAGATGCACAGATTCTCTCTCCGGAAAACGTGGATGGTAGCGTCACTATCAAAGATGTCGCTTTCCAATATGTACCGGATCGAGAATTGATCCGTGACTTCAATCTTTCTGTTTATCCTGGCGAACGTGTTGCAATAGTTGGCCCAACTGGCTGTGGAAAAACGACTTTGATTAACCTTTTGATGCGCTTTTATGACGTGAACTCTGGCAGCATATCTGTATCGGGTACCGACATTCGGAGTGTTACAAGAAAAAGTTTACGAAAAAGTTATGGTATGGTACTCCAGGATACCTGGTTAAAAGAAGGAACCATCCTTGAAAACATTGCCTATGGAAAACCAGATGCTACTCGCGAAGAAGTTATCGAAGCTGCAAAAGCCGCACATGCACATGGTTTCATTTCTCGGCTTTCTCATGGATATGATACAGTTATTGAAGAAAACGGCGACAGTATCAGCCAAGGACAAAAGCAGCTTTTGTGCATTGCTCGTGTTATGCTCTGCTTACCTCCCATGTTGATTTTGGATGAAGCAACCTCCAGCATTGATACCCGGACAGAAATTCAGATTCAAAAAGCATTCTCAGAAATGATGAAAGGCAGGACCAGTTTTATTGTTGCCCATCGACTTTCTACCATTCGGGAAGCAGACATCATTCTCGTTATGAAGGATGGACAAATTATCGAAAAAGGTACACACGATTCTCTGCTGGCCGCCAACGGATTTTATGCAAAACTCTATAATAGTCAATTTGAAGGAATGGCAATCTAA
- the nudC gene encoding NAD(+) diphosphatase encodes MLQDILPHIYHNSFELRSAEEDDVVFIFRRNQVLLKVSDCQLILPHIKDFSQIAPEHCRSLFSIDNIWYSMLKEGEIAPPEGYDYYSTAQYREFRPMEALFPCAVAGSLNRWYLDNQYCGACGEKLQDSEEERALVCPSCGKILYPKICPAVIVAVCDGDRLLLTKYAGRSFKRYALIAGFNEIGESIEETVHREVFEEVGLKVKNLRFYKSQPWVFTDTLLMGFFCDLDGKDQITLQESELSVGTWVKRSELPEDMAKLSLTGEMIERFRKDFR; translated from the coding sequence ATGTTACAGGATATTTTACCACATATTTATCATAATTCATTTGAGCTGCGTTCTGCAGAAGAGGACGATGTTGTCTTTATTTTTCGGAGAAATCAAGTCCTTTTAAAGGTCTCTGATTGTCAGCTGATCTTACCGCATATTAAAGATTTTTCACAGATTGCTCCGGAGCATTGTCGCTCTCTGTTTTCGATTGATAATATATGGTATTCCATGCTAAAAGAAGGCGAAATTGCTCCACCCGAGGGGTATGACTATTATTCTACTGCGCAGTACCGAGAATTTCGTCCCATGGAAGCTTTATTCCCCTGTGCTGTTGCTGGGAGCCTAAATAGATGGTATCTAGATAATCAATATTGCGGGGCTTGCGGGGAAAAGCTGCAGGACAGCGAAGAAGAAAGAGCTTTGGTCTGCCCTTCATGTGGGAAGATCCTATACCCAAAGATTTGTCCGGCAGTTATAGTTGCCGTTTGTGATGGAGATCGTCTTCTCCTGACAAAGTATGCAGGGCGGTCATTTAAAAGGTATGCACTAATTGCAGGTTTTAATGAGATTGGAGAATCCATTGAAGAGACAGTTCATCGAGAGGTCTTTGAAGAAGTAGGATTAAAAGTCAAAAATTTAAGATTTTATAAATCACAGCCATGGGTATTCACCGATACTTTATTAATGGGATTTTTTTGCGACCTTGATGGAAAAGACCAGATTACACTGCAGGAAAGTGAGCTGTCGGTAGGCACATGGGTAAAACGGAGTGAATTGCCGGAAGACATGGCAAAGCTCAGTTTGACCGGAGAAATGATTGAGCGTTTTCGCAAAGATTTTAGATAA
- a CDS encoding transglutaminase domain-containing protein — MKRIRALAGLLCLCVIFSGCSFHDFPWDSQSQYQQTQTTSESDSQTQKNSKIEQKSDYENLPDDDCRALYDQLLPAVSQISTQQQSDESYPIQEVTVSQSLSAAQIRESVRAIRNDHPEYFWISTVYQYRYFGGNTSVQLFSYLSPEESTENSQQLKQVVDGVLADVSENSSDLDREIAVFHALSNRCEYDFDAEKDESKWRAYTAVGALLDGKAVCDGYARAMELLCAYVKIPCRIIYGTSKGSSHAWNLVKLDGNWYHFDPTWIDGKSIRVYDAFNVTDKVIEMNHTISPINGEEDGNFEMPICTATEDNYFVARGIHINRNDDLDSEGIIKALKEAMLSGDTNLAFYIDPSIDFQTELKALFSGPPYQFEKWVEAANFLLPSEKQIHYNNVRYIPFEAMHGISLQLDYQES; from the coding sequence ATGAAAAGAATTCGAGCCTTAGCGGGATTACTTTGTCTTTGCGTGATATTTTCCGGCTGCAGCTTCCATGATTTTCCGTGGGATTCTCAGAGTCAGTATCAGCAGACCCAGACGACATCGGAAAGCGATTCACAGACACAGAAAAATTCAAAAATTGAGCAGAAAAGCGATTATGAAAATTTGCCTGATGATGACTGCCGAGCCCTTTATGATCAGCTTTTGCCGGCAGTGTCACAAATTTCTACCCAGCAGCAGTCTGACGAAAGCTATCCAATTCAGGAAGTTACTGTTTCACAATCCCTTTCTGCTGCACAAATTCGGGAAAGTGTAAGGGCTATACGGAACGATCATCCGGAATACTTTTGGATAAGTACCGTTTATCAGTATCGGTATTTCGGAGGCAATACTTCTGTACAGTTGTTTTCATATCTTTCTCCGGAAGAAAGCACTGAAAATTCACAGCAGTTAAAACAAGTTGTTGATGGAGTTCTTGCCGATGTATCTGAGAACAGTAGTGACCTTGACCGAGAGATCGCAGTCTTTCATGCACTTTCTAATCGATGCGAATATGATTTTGATGCCGAAAAGGACGAGAGTAAATGGCGGGCTTATACGGCCGTTGGAGCACTTCTCGACGGGAAAGCGGTCTGCGATGGGTATGCGCGGGCCATGGAGTTGCTATGTGCTTATGTAAAAATCCCTTGTAGAATTATTTATGGTACCTCTAAGGGTAGCTCCCATGCTTGGAACTTGGTTAAACTTGATGGGAATTGGTATCATTTTGATCCTACTTGGATAGACGGAAAAAGTATTCGTGTCTATGATGCTTTTAATGTAACAGACAAAGTAATTGAGATGAATCATACAATCAGTCCTATCAATGGAGAAGAAGACGGGAATTTTGAGATGCCAATCTGCACGGCAACAGAAGATAATTATTTTGTTGCGAGGGGGATCCATATTAATAGGAATGACGATTTGGATTCGGAAGGAATTATAAAAGCTTTAAAGGAAGCGATGCTTTCGGGAGATACAAATTTAGCCTTTTATATCGATCCTTCCATTGATTTTCAAACAGAATTAAAAGCACTTTTTTCGGGCCCCCCTTACCAATTTGAGAAATGGGTAGAGGCAGCGAATTTTTTGTTGCCTTCGGAAAAACAGATCCATTATAATAATGTTCGTTATATTCCTTTTGAGGCAATGCATGGGATCAGCTTGCAGCTTGATTATCAGGAATCTTAA
- a CDS encoding aspartate carbamoyltransferase regulatory subunit yields MLNIDSLQTGIVIDHIPAGESMRIYELLHLEQMDCCVAVIKNARSTKYGRKDIIKIEGNVKINLDVLGFVDPNITVDFIENGKIIEKKTMKLPQYLKNVIKCKNPRCITTIEEEIDQVFQLCDPKTRRYRCIYCEQEYSPRS; encoded by the coding sequence ATGTTGAATATTGATTCTTTGCAGACTGGAATTGTCATTGATCATATTCCTGCCGGAGAAAGTATGCGTATTTATGAGCTTCTTCATCTGGAACAAATGGATTGCTGTGTTGCGGTGATTAAAAATGCACGCAGTACGAAATATGGGCGGAAAGATATCATTAAAATTGAGGGCAACGTTAAGATTAATCTTGATGTTTTGGGGTTTGTTGATCCGAATATCACAGTCGATTTTATTGAGAATGGAAAAATCATTGAGAAAAAGACGATGAAACTTCCTCAGTATCTGAAAAATGTAATTAAGTGCAAAAATCCTCGCTGTATTACAACGATTGAAGAAGAAATCGATCAGGTATTTCAGCTTTGTGATCCTAAAACGAGACGGTATCGCTGTATTTATTGTGAACAAGAATATTCTCCGAGATCATAA
- the pyrB gene encoding aspartate carbamoyltransferase, whose translation MRSLIDPLDLSIKEIDSILDLADDIAKDPKRYRHVCDGKKLATLFYEPSTRTRLSFEAAMLNMGGSVMGFATADSSSATKGESVADTIRVVSCYADICAMRHPKEGAPLRASLYSKIPVINAGDGGHQHPTQTLADLMTIRQKKGRLSHLTIGLCGDLKFGRTVHSLIKSLSRYEGISFVLISPEELRVPSYILEEVLKPKRISYKEVSNLELAMGELDLLYMTRVQKERFFNEADYVRLKDTYILTEDKLRNAKPDMYILHPLPRVNEISLEVDDDPRAAYFDQVQNGVYVRMALMMKLLGVEKPC comes from the coding sequence ATGAGAAGCCTAATTGATCCGCTCGATTTGTCTATCAAAGAAATCGATTCTATTTTGGATTTGGCAGATGATATTGCAAAGGACCCGAAACGCTATCGCCATGTCTGTGACGGTAAAAAACTTGCGACGCTTTTTTATGAACCAAGCACACGCACACGCCTGAGCTTTGAAGCCGCTATGCTCAATATGGGCGGCAGCGTGATGGGATTTGCTACCGCTGATTCTTCCTCTGCTACAAAGGGAGAAAGTGTGGCAGATACCATTCGTGTCGTTTCCTGTTATGCGGATATCTGTGCAATGAGGCACCCAAAAGAGGGTGCCCCGTTAAGGGCGTCGCTCTATTCCAAAATACCGGTGATCAATGCCGGAGACGGAGGACACCAGCATCCGACTCAGACTTTGGCGGATCTGATGACCATTCGGCAGAAAAAAGGGCGTCTTTCTCATTTGACAATTGGACTTTGCGGGGACCTAAAGTTTGGCAGAACGGTTCACTCCTTGATTAAATCGCTTTCCCGATATGAAGGAATCAGTTTCGTGCTGATTTCGCCGGAGGAGCTGCGAGTACCAAGTTACATTCTCGAGGAAGTTTTAAAGCCAAAAAGAATTTCCTATAAAGAAGTCAGCAATTTGGAGCTTGCCATGGGGGAACTTGATTTACTTTATATGACCCGTGTACAGAAGGAACGCTTTTTCAATGAAGCGGATTATGTTCGTTTGAAAGATACTTATATCCTGACTGAGGACAAGCTTCGCAATGCAAAGCCGGATATGTATATCCTACATCCATTGCCGCGTGTGAATGAGATTTCTTTGGAAGTAGACGATGATCCGCGTGCCGCTTATTTTGATCAGGTACAAAACGGTGTTTATGTACGAATGGCTCTGATGATGAAACTTTTGGGGGTGGAAAAGCCATGTTGA